From Diaminobutyricibacter sp. McL0608, one genomic window encodes:
- a CDS encoding SDR family NAD(P)-dependent oxidoreductase translates to MSTMEFAGKKLVVVGGTSGMGYATAERVVKGGGEVVIIGRATQKTAAAVDSLSQYGSVEGISADLSDPDDVTHLREELTSKHADATLLVNSAGVFAPQKFLDHTESDYDRYLGLNRATYFITQTVVTNMIAAGKGGSIVNIGSMWAHQAVAATPSSAYSMAKAGLHSLTQHLSMELATYGIRVNAVAPAVVRTPIYEGFIPKDEVDAAITGFDSFHPIGRVGTPDDIASVVAVLLSDSAGWVTGAIWNADGGVMAGRN, encoded by the coding sequence ATGTCCACCATGGAATTTGCAGGAAAGAAGCTCGTCGTGGTCGGCGGCACAAGCGGGATGGGATACGCCACGGCCGAGCGAGTAGTAAAGGGCGGGGGTGAAGTTGTGATTATCGGACGCGCCACGCAGAAAACTGCCGCAGCCGTCGACTCGTTGAGTCAATACGGATCTGTTGAGGGGATCTCCGCCGATCTCTCTGACCCCGACGATGTCACCCACCTCCGAGAGGAACTGACAAGCAAGCACGCTGATGCAACACTTCTCGTGAACTCAGCCGGAGTCTTCGCACCCCAGAAATTCCTTGACCACACTGAGTCCGACTACGATCGCTACCTCGGACTCAACCGGGCCACCTACTTCATCACGCAGACGGTCGTCACGAATATGATCGCGGCCGGCAAGGGCGGCTCCATCGTCAACATTGGGTCCATGTGGGCACATCAGGCGGTTGCTGCCACCCCCTCTTCCGCATATTCGATGGCGAAGGCGGGCCTCCACTCGCTGACTCAGCACCTCTCGATGGAACTCGCCACCTACGGTATTCGCGTGAACGCCGTTGCCCCTGCGGTAGTGCGTACACCGATTTATGAGGGATTCATTCCCAAAGATGAGGTGGATGCAGCCATAACAGGCTTCGACTCCTTCCACCCCATCGGCAGGGTTGGAACTCCCGACGATATCGCCTCCGTCGTGGCTGTTCTCCTCTCCGATTCGGCAGGATGGGTGACCGGCGCCATCTGGAATGCGGACGGCGGCGTTATGGCTGGACGGAACTAG
- a CDS encoding sortase domain-containing protein — MKSGNFIPSRTKNTGVLSKLQIGDEIYIQTKAGWYTYVFRNFQFVQPKAVDVLLPVPAHQRTIARDRLITITTCNPPFHAAERLIAYGSFQSWQRPTDIPAPIASIVNAQN, encoded by the coding sequence ATGAAGTCGGGAAATTTCATTCCGTCGCGGACGAAGAACACCGGGGTGCTCTCGAAGCTTCAGATCGGCGACGAGATCTACATCCAGACGAAAGCCGGCTGGTACACGTATGTCTTCAGGAATTTCCAGTTTGTCCAGCCCAAGGCCGTCGACGTGCTGCTGCCCGTTCCCGCCCATCAGCGGACCATTGCTCGGGACAGGCTGATCACCATCACGACCTGCAATCCGCCGTTCCACGCTGCGGAGCGACTGATCGCCTACGGATCGTTCCAGTCCTGGCAGCGACCCACCGACATCCCCGCACCGATCGCCTCGATCGTGAACGCGCAGAATTGA
- a CDS encoding DUF6993 domain-containing protein, which translates to MKTTTLIAVLLGTGSLIGLAGCAAPVPEEPIATPAYSASPAPTPTKTPLGVKHALFDETNLRTSNTSPTGAAFLAGLEAAGFAADTLEVTTDVTSVGLKSPSIQFAALVDSTCLIGQYGPNGTGYRSITAAPISTGRCLIGAPGGPSA; encoded by the coding sequence ATGAAGACGACCACGCTCATCGCCGTGCTCCTGGGAACCGGTTCCCTGATCGGGCTGGCGGGGTGCGCGGCTCCCGTCCCGGAAGAGCCCATTGCCACGCCGGCCTACTCCGCGAGCCCCGCGCCTACTCCGACGAAGACTCCGCTCGGGGTCAAACACGCCCTTTTCGACGAGACCAACCTGCGCACCAGCAACACCTCCCCCACCGGGGCGGCCTTCCTGGCTGGGCTGGAGGCGGCGGGCTTCGCCGCCGACACGCTCGAAGTAACCACCGACGTGACGAGCGTCGGACTCAAGTCGCCCTCCATCCAGTTCGCAGCTCTCGTGGATTCGACCTGTCTGATCGGCCAGTACGGGCCGAACGGCACCGGCTACCGCAGCATCACGGCCGCGCCGATCTCGACCGGCCGCTGCCTCATCGGTGCGCCTGGCGGTCCATCGGCCTGA
- a CDS encoding EAL domain-containing protein: MVRSGEHYAQLERDLPGAAGRGEIVALFQPQYSLATGAIVAAEALSRWIHPHFGVISPSEFIPMAERLGLADRIGDAMLRIGCDAARDWQKRGHEIEVAVNVSILQLRSRKIVDTVARLLKDLSLSPRLLTLEVTESTPLANVPEAADTLRDLSELGVNISVDDFGAAYSSREQVIALPATELKIDQALVQEPVGDDSEELARAVEFGKARGMRLVAEGIETVEQLERVRALDCDRGQGFLLSRPTTKADLDVMLVSDGRIDQDH, from the coding sequence ATGGTGCGTTCTGGTGAGCACTACGCCCAGTTGGAACGTGACCTTCCGGGGGCCGCAGGACGAGGTGAGATCGTCGCGTTGTTCCAGCCGCAGTATTCTCTGGCGACCGGTGCGATAGTTGCTGCGGAAGCGTTGAGTCGTTGGATCCACCCTCACTTCGGCGTGATCTCGCCGTCGGAGTTCATCCCGATGGCGGAACGTCTGGGTCTGGCCGACCGGATCGGCGATGCGATGTTGCGGATCGGCTGCGACGCCGCCCGAGACTGGCAGAAACGGGGCCACGAGATCGAGGTCGCCGTCAACGTCTCCATTCTCCAGCTCCGCTCCAGAAAGATCGTGGACACGGTCGCCAGACTGCTCAAGGATCTCTCCCTCTCTCCGCGCTTGCTGACGTTGGAAGTGACAGAGTCCACACCGCTCGCAAACGTCCCGGAGGCGGCTGACACCCTCCGCGACCTGAGCGAGCTCGGAGTGAACATCTCTGTTGATGACTTCGGCGCTGCTTACTCCTCGCGCGAGCAAGTCATCGCGTTGCCGGCAACCGAGCTGAAAATCGATCAGGCTCTCGTGCAGGAACCCGTGGGCGACGACAGCGAAGAGTTGGCCCGCGCGGTCGAGTTCGGCAAGGCGCGGGGGATGCGCCTGGTCGCGGAGGGCATTGAAACCGTCGAGCAGCTGGAGCGGGTCCGTGCGCTCGATTGCGACCGTGGGCAGGGATTCCTACTGTCACGCCCGACGACCAAAGCCGACCTGGACGTGATGTTGGTCTCTGATGGCCGAATCGACCAGGACCACTAA
- a CDS encoding invasin domain 3-containing protein, with protein MIGAVTAVALTLATALAGAIPASAATGSVTTGMITLDGSSPIKSIAVNAELRSQLNSSDPSLGFAYFNGEQGGASGTAVWAVLPDNTLTVTTNAVQTFGGTGTPADPFWIQTTRTGDSAAVTKRDSYVLGDDFVKTELSYANLSATSANVALNSYADCMLSGSDVGVSEVVEGRASCKATATGPYISFVSAEPDATFAAGQYTDVAQRAVAYAPLPNGCVPVTACTDPFDNGMAVSFRVSAAPGETVTKTYYSTYSATLALAKIVPAVSVSPSNLFVGDDVVFSLSLTNEGPSDATNSRAIFRLPQGFAFTRASGDGTYDSATGTWSVGDLSLSAGSNIQITARATAAGQFSAGIASAGSDVMNPAPCSTMGGPNCGAVQTLTVNQALDLSRSTLDLTPTTAVADGASFATATVRLFDTVGDPLTAPHTVTVSSGIGTVGTVSRNADGSYSAQVSSTALGQGTVAFTVDGATGPVTKQISFVAGAADLAKSTMSVSSGTRVADGVETHTITALIKDASGHPVLAQSSALTAGTTSSLGRGAITSFSETTPGTYVASITSTVSGPKNISVALGGADLNPSGNVTANFVAGEADLADPGTRFSVSGGAKVVGAETHKVTVTLVDAEGNNVDGQAGALTAATTEELGLGGVGSFTEISPGTYTADIASTVAGPKSMTVKLGDREITGGANTVAGFIAGAVDPANSDTGFTVSSDPRMIPDGTHEVTVTLADRFGNPVAGAADLLSGTSSESLGTGAISVFEEDPDALGIYHATVTSSVAVVAVIAITHDGTALVARGNAEARFVADIASVVTPPSPTPTLTEGLALTGSEVYLPAGIAASAILLGALGLLSMIRRRRQHS; from the coding sequence ATGATCGGCGCTGTCACGGCGGTGGCCCTAACGCTCGCGACAGCGCTTGCCGGCGCCATCCCGGCATCTGCTGCCACGGGTTCGGTCACGACAGGGATGATCACCCTTGACGGCTCCAGCCCGATCAAGTCGATCGCAGTCAACGCTGAACTGCGGTCACAGCTCAACTCATCCGACCCGTCGCTCGGGTTCGCGTACTTCAATGGAGAACAGGGTGGGGCGTCCGGCACAGCTGTCTGGGCCGTCCTGCCCGACAACACTTTGACGGTCACCACGAATGCCGTCCAGACGTTCGGGGGGACGGGCACGCCGGCAGATCCATTCTGGATTCAGACGACGCGGACAGGGGACAGTGCCGCGGTCACCAAGCGCGATTCCTATGTCCTCGGCGATGACTTCGTGAAGACGGAACTGAGCTATGCGAACCTTTCGGCGACATCGGCGAATGTCGCCTTGAACTCGTATGCCGACTGCATGCTGAGCGGATCGGACGTGGGGGTGAGCGAAGTCGTCGAGGGGAGGGCTTCGTGCAAGGCGACGGCCACCGGTCCGTACATCTCGTTCGTGTCGGCTGAACCGGATGCGACCTTCGCGGCCGGCCAATACACCGACGTGGCCCAACGTGCGGTGGCCTACGCACCGCTTCCGAACGGTTGCGTCCCCGTCACTGCATGCACCGATCCGTTCGACAACGGCATGGCCGTATCTTTCCGCGTTTCGGCTGCGCCTGGCGAGACCGTGACGAAGACGTACTACTCCACCTACTCGGCAACCCTCGCTCTGGCGAAAATCGTGCCCGCTGTGTCAGTCTCACCATCGAATCTTTTCGTAGGCGACGACGTCGTCTTTTCGCTGAGCCTCACCAACGAGGGCCCCTCCGACGCCACCAACTCCAGGGCGATTTTCCGGCTCCCCCAGGGGTTCGCATTCACAAGGGCTTCCGGTGACGGCACGTATGACAGCGCCACCGGAACGTGGTCAGTCGGCGACCTGTCGCTCAGCGCCGGGTCGAACATCCAGATCACTGCACGCGCCACAGCCGCTGGCCAATTCTCCGCGGGAATCGCATCCGCCGGATCCGACGTGATGAATCCAGCGCCGTGCAGCACCATGGGCGGCCCCAACTGCGGCGCAGTTCAGACGCTCACGGTGAACCAGGCCCTCGATCTCTCACGGTCGACCCTCGACCTGACCCCGACAACAGCCGTCGCAGACGGCGCCTCGTTCGCGACCGCGACGGTTCGGCTCTTCGACACCGTCGGCGACCCCCTCACCGCTCCACACACGGTCACTGTCTCGTCCGGCATCGGTACCGTGGGTACCGTCAGCCGTAACGCCGATGGCTCATACAGCGCACAGGTGAGTTCGACTGCTCTCGGTCAGGGAACCGTTGCATTCACTGTCGATGGCGCGACCGGTCCGGTGACCAAGCAGATCAGCTTCGTCGCGGGTGCTGCCGACCTCGCGAAGTCGACGATGTCGGTGAGCAGCGGAACCCGCGTCGCTGACGGCGTCGAGACCCACACGATCACCGCCTTGATCAAGGATGCCTCGGGCCATCCTGTCCTCGCGCAGTCGAGTGCTCTCACGGCCGGAACGACATCATCCTTGGGTCGGGGCGCCATCACCTCGTTCAGTGAAACCACACCGGGTACCTACGTGGCGTCGATCACCTCGACGGTCTCCGGACCGAAGAACATCTCGGTCGCACTTGGCGGAGCAGACCTCAACCCGTCCGGAAACGTTACGGCGAACTTTGTCGCCGGCGAAGCCGATCTTGCCGACCCGGGCACCCGGTTCAGTGTCTCGGGGGGAGCGAAGGTCGTCGGGGCCGAGACCCACAAGGTCACTGTGACCCTGGTCGACGCGGAAGGCAATAACGTCGACGGTCAGGCCGGCGCGCTGACCGCTGCGACCACAGAGGAGCTCGGCCTCGGAGGAGTCGGATCCTTCACGGAGATCTCGCCGGGCACGTACACGGCTGACATCGCATCGACCGTGGCCGGGCCGAAGTCGATGACCGTGAAACTGGGCGACCGCGAAATCACTGGTGGCGCGAATACAGTGGCGGGGTTCATCGCGGGTGCCGTCGATCCGGCCAACAGCGACACCGGGTTCACAGTGTCTTCGGATCCGCGCATGATCCCCGATGGGACCCATGAAGTGACCGTGACCCTTGCGGACCGGTTCGGGAACCCGGTGGCCGGCGCAGCCGACCTGCTTTCGGGAACCAGCTCTGAGAGCCTCGGCACTGGTGCGATCTCGGTCTTCGAAGAAGACCCGGATGCCCTGGGCATCTACCACGCGACGGTGACGTCATCCGTCGCCGTGGTGGCTGTGATCGCGATCACGCACGACGGCACCGCTCTCGTGGCGCGGGGCAACGCTGAGGCGCGATTCGTCGCGGACATCGCATCCGTCGTGACGCCGCCTTCACCGACGCCCACCCTGACCGAAGGGCTGGCTCTGACCGGCTCAGAGGTATATCTGCCGGCCGGAATCGCTGCGTCTGCGATTCTCCTCGGCGCGCTCGGGCTCCTCTCGATGATTCGCCGACGCAGGCAGCATTCGTAG
- a CDS encoding GGDEF domain-containing protein: MKPTLRDEVARMQPFPRALIDPSRVIEDANLALEVWASLRTGTLVGMPLADVLGVDDDELAAALATGNPGGIRLASSTHGYQETRSSVVIRAVRISEGRTIVAFDPELSAVGDQTRALGRRESERLQLLLSASVAFANTRSEEELGELLSETARRAFNANACSVHTGEAGNYTLVAGENRLADVWPDSAPPRARVTVQLGYVVTVETPDEADAVVPGLGLGDIFRRAGVYSVIGAPIIEDGTPFGAFVCYFDQHRTFDDQAVPLAEALAQLAGQVLVRLRLEARLRRAAMLDEVTGLPNRRLFDENLQQAQHTPADQIAVLFVDLDGFKNVNDRLGHETGDAVLKEVADRLRTVFRQEDSIARYGGDEFIAALHVVGTADAIELADRARAAIAEPFVGLPPEMDITASVGIAITDADVAGQSIDHLIRLADQAMYAAKRGGGDQAIVYGWEHEAARSQP; the protein is encoded by the coding sequence GTGAAGCCCACCCTGCGCGACGAGGTCGCGCGGATGCAACCATTCCCGCGCGCCCTCATCGACCCCTCTCGCGTCATCGAAGACGCGAACCTTGCGCTGGAAGTCTGGGCTAGCCTGCGCACCGGAACGCTGGTTGGAATGCCATTGGCGGACGTACTCGGCGTCGACGATGACGAGCTTGCTGCGGCACTCGCTACCGGCAATCCCGGCGGCATCCGCCTCGCCTCCTCCACCCACGGGTACCAGGAGACCCGGAGTTCCGTGGTGATCCGTGCCGTCCGAATCTCGGAAGGGCGCACGATCGTGGCGTTCGATCCCGAGCTTTCAGCGGTAGGAGACCAGACCCGCGCGCTCGGTCGACGGGAAAGCGAGCGCTTGCAACTGCTGCTCTCCGCATCCGTCGCATTCGCGAACACGCGATCAGAGGAGGAGCTCGGCGAGCTTCTCTCGGAGACCGCCCGTCGCGCCTTCAACGCCAACGCGTGCAGCGTGCACACCGGCGAGGCGGGAAACTACACGCTCGTCGCCGGCGAAAACCGGCTGGCTGACGTCTGGCCCGACAGCGCTCCGCCGCGCGCCAGGGTGACGGTGCAACTCGGATATGTGGTGACGGTGGAGACACCCGATGAGGCCGACGCGGTCGTACCCGGCCTCGGGTTGGGAGACATCTTCAGGCGGGCCGGCGTGTACTCCGTCATCGGTGCGCCGATCATCGAAGACGGGACCCCGTTCGGCGCATTCGTCTGCTACTTCGACCAGCACCGAACCTTCGACGACCAGGCCGTGCCGTTGGCCGAAGCGCTGGCACAGCTCGCCGGACAGGTCCTCGTGCGGCTGAGGCTGGAGGCGCGCTTGCGCCGGGCGGCGATGCTCGACGAGGTGACCGGGCTGCCCAACAGGCGCCTTTTCGACGAGAACCTCCAGCAGGCGCAACACACGCCCGCGGATCAGATCGCCGTGCTCTTCGTCGACCTCGACGGGTTCAAGAACGTCAACGACCGCCTCGGACACGAAACGGGCGATGCGGTGCTCAAAGAAGTCGCCGACAGGCTGCGCACCGTCTTCCGTCAGGAGGACTCGATCGCGCGGTACGGCGGCGATGAATTCATCGCGGCGCTCCACGTCGTAGGGACAGCGGATGCGATCGAACTCGCTGACCGCGCCCGGGCAGCGATCGCCGAACCTTTCGTAGGCCTTCCCCCGGAGATGGACATCACCGCGAGTGTTGGCATCGCAATCACCGACGCTGATGTTGCCGGTCAGTCGATCGACCACCTCATCCGGCTGGCAGACCAGGCGATGTACGCCGCAAAACGGGGTGGCGGCGACCAGGCGATCGTCTATGGGTGGGAGCACGAGGCAGCACGATCCCAGCCGTAA